From a single Nicotiana tabacum cultivar K326 chromosome 8, ASM71507v2, whole genome shotgun sequence genomic region:
- the LOC107782017 gene encoding uncharacterized protein LOC107782017 isoform X1, which produces MPFTLNAIIKLLFLTPFYVPKFYQVHRKFEDLKVGEAGNKKLILIAELVTPFHFFGALWILFHGFSIGHCNRDLILNKRQKMVIQMLPRLTSSQMVMKLLLEKQKLYNLKIKGRNERRENKKGGERRSKLLLMQLQLSFLIVDLKNLRGKEKEIH; this is translated from the exons ATGCCTTTCACACTTAATGCTATCATTAAGTTACTCTTCCTCACACCTTTTTATGTTCCCAAGTTTTACCAGGTTCACCGTAAGTTTGAGGATTTGAAAGTAGGGGAGGCTGGTAACAAGAAGCTTATTCTTATTGCCGAATT GGTAACTCCTTTCCATTTTTTTGGAGCGTTATGGATCCTTTTCCATGG tTTTTCTATTGGTCATTGTAATCGTGACCTGATCTTAAACAAAAGGCAAAAGATGGTTATTCAGATGTTACCAAGACTTACATCTTCTCAAATGGTCATGAAGCTTCTCCTCGAAAA ACAGAAACTATACAACTTGAAGATCAAAGGAAGAAATGAGAGGagagaaaacaaaaaaggaggagaaagaagaaGCAAGTTACTACTGATGCAATTACAATTATCATTTCTCATAGTAGACTTGAAAAATTTAcgtggaaaagaaaaagagattcaTTAG
- the LOC107782017 gene encoding uncharacterized protein LOC107782017 isoform X2, translating to MPFTLNAIIKLLFLTPFYVPKFYQVHRKFEDLKVGEAGNKKLILIAELVTPFHFFGALWILFHGFSIGHCNRDLILNKRQKMVIQMLPRLTSSQMVMKLLLEKNYTT from the exons ATGCCTTTCACACTTAATGCTATCATTAAGTTACTCTTCCTCACACCTTTTTATGTTCCCAAGTTTTACCAGGTTCACCGTAAGTTTGAGGATTTGAAAGTAGGGGAGGCTGGTAACAAGAAGCTTATTCTTATTGCCGAATT GGTAACTCCTTTCCATTTTTTTGGAGCGTTATGGATCCTTTTCCATGG tTTTTCTATTGGTCATTGTAATCGTGACCTGATCTTAAACAAAAGGCAAAAGATGGTTATTCAGATGTTACCAAGACTTACATCTTCTCAAATGGTCATGAAGCTTCTCCTCGAAAA AAACTATACAACTTGA